In the Staphylococcus condimenti genome, one interval contains:
- a CDS encoding prephenate dehydratase codes for MNLYYLGPRGTFSYLASQKYLGDETADYIPKTNLYEVVQSVQDHPGSIGIVPIENSIEGTINIIADGLANQNIYALDEIHLNIQFALYGLKDTDLSQLDTVYSIAPAISQTSQFIKTHQFKIGYADSTVQSLDHIDEHTGAIAPLGMTESDNHTYMPLAENIEDFPHNVTRFLVIGSQLELSETATDTMLLITPKEDRAGLLATILNTFAIFNINLSWIESRPLKTQLGMYHFFVQADTSLNDELNKVIKILETLDYQVKLIGSFNKKA; via the coding sequence ATGAATTTATATTACTTAGGTCCAAGAGGTACATTTTCATACCTTGCTTCACAAAAATATTTAGGTGATGAAACAGCAGATTATATACCCAAAACCAACCTGTACGAAGTGGTGCAATCTGTTCAAGATCATCCAGGCAGTATTGGTATAGTCCCTATCGAAAATTCAATCGAAGGCACTATTAATATCATCGCCGATGGACTTGCCAATCAAAACATTTATGCCTTAGATGAAATCCATTTAAATATTCAGTTTGCACTATATGGATTAAAAGATACAGATTTAAGCCAATTAGATACCGTCTATTCAATCGCACCAGCAATCAGCCAAACAAGCCAATTTATAAAAACGCATCAATTTAAAATCGGCTATGCAGACAGTACTGTACAAAGCTTAGATCATATTGATGAACACACAGGTGCTATTGCACCATTAGGTATGACCGAAAGCGACAACCATACCTACATGCCTTTAGCAGAAAATATCGAAGATTTTCCGCATAATGTCACACGCTTTTTAGTAATTGGAAGCCAATTAGAACTGTCAGAAACAGCGACAGATACTATGTTATTGATTACACCTAAAGAAGATCGTGCAGGTTTATTAGCAACTATCTTAAATACCTTTGCTATTTTCAATATTAATTTATCTTGGATTGAATCACGACCATTAAAAACACAGCTTGGCATGTATCACTTTTTCGTACAAGCAGACACATCCTTAAATGATGAGTTGAATAAAGTGATAAAAATCTTAGAAACCCTTGATTATCAAGTTAAACTTATTGGTTCTTTCAATAAAAAAGCATAA
- a CDS encoding ATP-binding cassette domain-containing protein yields the protein MVKTDTIRVHGARQNNLKDVSLDIPKHEITVFTGRSGSGKSSLVFSTLAAESERLLNETYSTYIQNQLTQYEKPDVDLIENLPVAMIINQKRLGGNSRSTVGTISDIYASVRLLWSRIGTPFVGYSDIFSFNNPKGMCETCSGLGYVEDIDLNELLDYDKSLNEDAIKFPSFRPDSWRGKRYLYSGLFDNDKKLKDYTEEEMNTFLYTEPTKLKNPPSNWPRTAKFEGLIHRFRRSFLLNDNFEKNKFRSDIDRVVTSKVCPTCHGKRLNQKVLSCKINGLDIADFTNLPIDEAIAFLDQIDSTKAKYIIEPLLQQLKSLSYIGLNYLSLSRETPTLSGGESQRIKLIRHLNSPLSDLVYIIDEPSVGLHPEDIQRINEIIISLKEKGNTVLVVEHDPDVIKIADHVVDLGPFAGKNGGEITFEGTYEALLSSDTSTGKALRCKHHLKKHPIQNEDKIHLSHISRNNIQDVSVELPKNAMTVVTGVAGSGKSSLISAGFEHQDNVTFINQKPVHASSRSNLLTYLNIFDDVRSFFSKETGMKKSMFSYNSEGACPQCHGKGVLKTELAFMPDFTQICDVCNGTRYRPEVLEAKVDGYSIADILSLTVDEAIAFFNSNPKIAEPLQALKATGLDYMTLGQSLDTLSGGEIQRVKLSRYLTESASVENQIFIFDEPTTGLHEDDIPILLDSFNHLIAQNNTVILIEHNLTMMTEADWIIDIGPYAGSKGGKLLFEGLPNKLLEVDQSVTAQHLRRYLAD from the coding sequence ATGGTTAAAACGGATACAATACGCGTACATGGCGCAAGACAAAACAATTTAAAGGATGTCTCACTCGATATTCCTAAACATGAAATCACAGTATTTACAGGACGTTCCGGTTCTGGTAAATCTTCTTTAGTTTTCAGCACTTTAGCAGCAGAGTCCGAACGTTTATTAAATGAGACGTACTCTACATATATTCAAAATCAACTTACACAATATGAAAAACCTGATGTAGATTTAATTGAAAATCTTCCTGTAGCGATGATTATCAATCAAAAGCGCTTAGGCGGCAACTCGCGCTCTACAGTCGGAACAATATCTGATATTTATGCTTCTGTTCGTTTATTATGGTCTAGAATCGGAACACCTTTTGTCGGCTATTCTGATATTTTTTCTTTTAATAATCCGAAAGGCATGTGCGAAACTTGTTCTGGTTTAGGTTATGTTGAAGATATCGATTTAAATGAATTGCTTGATTATGATAAATCATTAAATGAAGATGCAATTAAATTCCCTTCTTTTAGACCAGATAGCTGGCGTGGTAAACGCTATTTATATTCAGGATTATTTGATAATGATAAAAAATTAAAAGATTACACAGAGGAAGAAATGAATACATTTTTATATACTGAACCGACTAAATTAAAAAATCCACCTAGCAATTGGCCACGCACTGCTAAATTCGAAGGGTTAATTCATCGATTCAGACGCTCTTTCTTACTAAATGATAATTTTGAGAAAAATAAATTCCGTAGTGATATTGATCGTGTAGTAACTTCTAAAGTGTGTCCTACTTGTCATGGCAAACGATTAAACCAAAAGGTATTGAGCTGTAAAATTAATGGTTTAGATATTGCTGATTTTACTAACTTGCCTATCGACGAAGCAATTGCATTTTTAGATCAGATTGATTCAACGAAAGCAAAATATATAATTGAACCTTTACTGCAGCAATTAAAGTCTTTGAGTTATATCGGTTTAAATTATTTATCACTTTCAAGAGAAACGCCTACTTTATCAGGCGGTGAATCCCAAAGAATTAAATTAATTCGACACCTTAACAGCCCACTCAGTGATTTAGTTTATATTATCGACGAACCAAGTGTCGGTTTGCACCCAGAGGATATTCAACGCATTAACGAAATTATTATTTCTTTAAAAGAAAAAGGAAATACCGTACTCGTTGTCGAACACGATCCAGATGTCATTAAAATAGCAGATCATGTTGTAGATTTAGGACCATTTGCTGGAAAAAACGGCGGCGAGATTACTTTCGAAGGTACTTATGAAGCATTACTTTCATCTGATACAAGTACTGGCAAAGCTTTAAGATGTAAACATCATCTGAAAAAGCACCCTATTCAAAATGAAGATAAAATTCATTTATCGCACATCTCTAGAAACAATATTCAAGATGTGTCAGTTGAACTCCCTAAAAATGCGATGACAGTAGTTACAGGTGTTGCCGGTTCAGGAAAAAGTTCATTAATAAGTGCTGGTTTCGAACACCAAGACAACGTAACATTTATCAATCAAAAACCAGTACATGCTTCTAGCCGTTCTAATCTATTGACCTATTTAAATATTTTTGATGATGTAAGAAGTTTCTTCAGCAAAGAGACAGGCATGAAAAAAAGTATGTTCAGCTATAATTCAGAAGGCGCTTGTCCTCAATGCCACGGCAAAGGTGTATTAAAAACTGAACTTGCCTTTATGCCAGACTTCACTCAAATATGTGATGTCTGCAACGGAACAAGATACCGTCCAGAAGTACTAGAAGCTAAAGTAGACGGTTATTCAATCGCTGACATCTTATCTCTTACAGTAGACGAAGCCATCGCATTCTTTAACAGCAATCCAAAAATTGCCGAACCGCTTCAAGCACTCAAAGCTACAGGCTTAGATTACATGACACTCGGACAATCCTTAGATACACTATCCGGCGGTGAAATCCAACGCGTTAAACTCAGCCGCTATCTAACAGAATCAGCTTCTGTGGAAAACCAAATCTTCATCTTTGATGAACCGACAACTGGCCTTCATGAAGATGACATTCCTATTTTATTAGATAGTTTTAACCATTTGATTGCCCAAAACAACACAGTCATACTCATCGAACATAATTTAACGATGATGACTGAAGCGGATTGGATTATTGACATCGGACCTTATGCAGGTTCCAAAGGTGGCAAATTATTATTTGAAGGTCTTCCTAATAAATTACTTGAAGTCGACCAATCTGTAACCGCGCAACATTTGCGTCGTTATCTCGCTGATTAA
- a CDS encoding nitric oxide synthase oxygenase has protein sequence MLLEKATEFINTMYDELDYSQEEKTKRLNEIENEINESGTYRHTTEELTYGARMAWRNSNRCIGRLFWETLIVQDARDVESNEAFIDAINTHLKEATNGGKIKSYITVFSQDNPPTIYNNQLIRYAGYEDKGDPAEKEITQLAEHLGWQGEGTDFDVLPLIYKLPYENQMRMYELPSELVLEVPIEHRNYPRLKELGIKWYAVPIISNMDLKIGGITYGTVPFNGWYMVNEIAVRNFTDSYRYNLIEKVADAFEFDTLKNTSFNKDRIVVELNDAVYHSFKKNGVSIVDHLTAAKQFEHFERNEEHAHRKVTGKWSWLVPSLSPTLVPNYHHGYSNEMREPNFFYKKKAEKQGCPFH, from the coding sequence ATGTTATTAGAAAAAGCGACAGAATTTATTAACACGATGTATGACGAATTAGACTATTCTCAAGAAGAAAAAACGAAGCGATTAAACGAAATTGAAAATGAAATAAACGAAAGCGGGACATATCGACATACGACAGAGGAATTAACGTATGGTGCACGCATGGCGTGGCGAAATTCTAACAGATGTATTGGAAGATTATTCTGGGAAACACTTATCGTTCAAGATGCAAGGGATGTTGAATCAAATGAAGCATTTATCGATGCTATCAACACTCATTTAAAAGAAGCTACAAATGGCGGAAAAATTAAATCTTATATTACTGTGTTTTCTCAAGACAATCCGCCTACTATCTATAATAACCAATTAATCCGCTATGCAGGATATGAAGATAAAGGCGATCCTGCTGAAAAAGAAATTACACAGCTCGCTGAGCATTTAGGATGGCAAGGAGAAGGAACAGACTTCGATGTACTTCCGCTCATCTACAAACTGCCTTATGAAAATCAAATGCGTATGTATGAACTACCTTCAGAATTAGTACTTGAGGTCCCTATTGAACATCGCAACTATCCTAGATTAAAAGAATTAGGAATTAAGTGGTATGCAGTTCCTATTATTTCTAATATGGACCTTAAAATCGGAGGTATCACTTATGGTACCGTTCCTTTTAACGGCTGGTACATGGTTAATGAAATCGCTGTGCGTAATTTTACTGATAGTTATCGCTATAATTTAATAGAAAAGGTTGCAGATGCGTTCGAATTTGATACACTTAAAAATACTTCATTTAATAAAGATCGTATCGTCGTTGAATTGAACGATGCTGTATATCATTCATTTAAAAAGAACGGCGTTTCAATAGTTGATCATTTAACCGCTGCTAAGCAGTTTGAACACTTTGAACGCAATGAAGAACATGCACATCGAAAAGTGACAGGAAAATGGTCATGGTTAGTCCCATCACTTTCGCCTACTTTGGTTCCGAATTATCACCATGGATATTCAAATGAAATGAGAGAACCAAACTTTTTCTATAAAAAGAAAGCTGAAAAACAAGGGTGCCCTTTTCACTGA